The Glycine max cultivar Williams 82 chromosome 12, Glycine_max_v4.0, whole genome shotgun sequence genome window below encodes:
- the LOC100776188 gene encoding GATA transcription factor 7, with amino-acid sequence MLTYKKPKRDKDNTTPIPQLKRLFRLTKGSSTAVSVSSLPSPLSFFSQQEQRKMEVAAAKALKPSLRTEFIFPQAIYDEILCFNANNVVAGEDFSVDDLLDFSNGEFQVGKDFDDYEEDEDEEKGSTSGSLQSQDRTEDDSNSNSTAGGGGDSVFAGELSVPADDVADLEWVSHFVDDSLPELSLLYPVRCSEQTRVCTEPEPRPGSVQTIPAVPRKPRTGKTRKPNARVWSSMSSLCSSVTAKKQKKKVEAQNGGAQSLRRCSHCQVQKTPQWRTGPLGPKTLCNACGVRFKSGRLFPEYRPACSPTFSDDIHSNSHRKVLEMRRKKEIVESDRIQLIPSC; translated from the exons ATGCTGACTTATAAGAAACCAAAGAGAGATAAAGATAACACAACACCAATACCTCAACTCAAACGCCTGTTTCGCCTAACCAAAGGAAGCTCCACTGCGGTTTCCGTTTCCTCTCTGCCTTCAccactctcttttttttctcaacag GAACAAAGAAAAATGGAAGTTGCGGCAGCGAAAGCCCTGAAACCAAGCCTTCGGACAGAGTTCATTTTCCCTCAAGCAATTTACGACGAGATTTTGTGTTTTAACGCCAACAACGTTGTTGCCGGCGAAGATTTCTCCGTGGACGACCTACTCGACTTCTCCAACGGCGAATTTCAAGTCGGGAAAGATTTCGATGACTACGAGGAAGACGAAGACGAAGAAAAAGGCAGCACCTCCGGTTCCTTGCAGTCGCAGGACAGAACCGAAGACGACAGCAACTCTAATTCCACCGCCGGAGGCGGCGGAGACTCCGTTTTCGCCGGCGAGTTGTCAGTTCCG GCGGATGACGTGGCAGACTTGGAATGGGTTTCTCACTTTGTGGACGATTCTCTCCCGGAGTTATCTCTATTGTACCCAGTCCGTTGTTCCGAGCAAACAAGGGTATGTACCGAACCGGAACCCAGACCGGGCTCGGTCCAAACCATTCCAGCAGTTCCAAGAAAGCCGAGAACCGGAAAGACTAGAAAGCCCAACGCTCGTGTCTGGTCCTCGATGTCGTCTTTGTGTTCTTCGGTGACGGCCAAGAAACAGAAGAAAAAGGTCGAGGCCCAAAACGGTGGGGCCCAGTCTCTGCGACGGTGCAGCCACTGCCAGGTGCAAAAAACGCCACAGTGGAGAACCGGCCCACTAGGGCCCAAAACACTTTGCAACGCTTGTGGAGTTCGGTTCAAGTCCGGTCGACTTTTTCCAGAGTATAGACCAGCCTGTAGCCCAACTTTTTCTGACGATATTCACTCCAACAGCCATCGTAAAGTGTTGGAGATGAGACGAAAAAAGGAGATAGTTGAATCGGACCGGATTCAATTGATCCCaagttgttaa
- the LOC100791309 gene encoding SH3 domain-containing protein 2 → MDAIRKQASKLREQVARQQQAVLKQFGGGGYGGSDNVVTDGVELQLHQKLEKLYISTRAGKHYQRDIVRGVEGYIVTGSKQVEIGTKLSEDSRKYGAENTCTSGNTLSRAALSFARAHAQMEKERGNLLKALGTQVAEPLRAMVVGAPLEDARHLAQRYDRMRQEAEAQAIEVSKRQAKVREMPPSAENTMKLEAAEAKLQDLKTNMTILGKEAAAALAAVEAQQQRLTLQRIIAMVEAERAYHQIVLQILDQLEGEVTSERRQIETPSTPSLDNTMPPPPSYEEVNGVYASPTHNGSTDSMGYFLGEVLFPYSAVSEVELNLSVGDYVVVRKVTNSGWAEGECKGRAGWFPFSYIERRERVLASKVTEVF, encoded by the exons atggATGCTATCAGAAAGCAAGCCTCCAAGCTTCGAGAACAGGTCGCTCGCCAGCAGCAG GCTGTTCTGAAGCAGTTTGGGGGTGGCGGTTATGGAGGTTCAGATAATGTGGTTACTGATGGAGTGGAGCTCCAGCTACACCAGAAACTTGAGAAACTTTATATATCGACACGTGCGGGGAAG CATTATCAAAGGGATATTGTTCGTGGTGTAGAAGGTTATATTGTTACTGGATCCAAGCAAGTGGAAATAG GAACAAAGTTGTCAGAAGATAGCAGGAAATATGGTGCAGAAAATACATGTACCAGCGGTAATACACTGTCTAGAGCTGCACTAAGTTTTGCGCGAGCCCATGCTCAAATGGAGAAAGAGCGTGGAAACTTACTAAAAGCTCTTGGTACGCAG GTTGCAGAGCCATTAAGGGCAATGGTGGTGGGAGCTCCATTGGAGGATGCTCGGCATCTTGCTCAACGTTATGACAGAATGCGACAGGAAGCTGAAGCCCAG GCTATTGAAGTTTCTAAACGCCAGGCAAAAGTAAGAGAAATGCCACCCAGTGCAGAGAATACTATGAAATTAGAAGCAGCTGAAGCTAAGCTGCAAGATCTGAAGACAAACATGACCATACTGGGGAAGGAAGCAGCTGCAGCTTTGGCTGCTGTTGAAGCACAGCAACAGAGGTTAACTCTTCAGCGTATTATAGCTATG GTTGAAGCTGAGCGTGCCTATCATCAAATAGTCCTACAAATACTTGATCAGCTTGAGGGAGAA GTGACATCAGAACGACGACAAATTGAAACCCCTTCTACTCCTAGTCTGGATAACACCATGCCACCACCTCCGTCATATGAAGAAGTGAATGGTGTCTATGCTTCTCCGACACACAATGGATCAACAGATAGCATGGGTTACTTCTTGGGAGAG GTTTTATTTCCATATTCTGCTGTATCTGAAGTGGAGCTAAATCTATCAGTTGGCGATTATGTTGTTGTTCGAAAG GTGACAAACAGTGGATGGGCCGAGGGTGAATGCAAAGGCAGGGCAGGTTGGTTTCCGTTTAGTTACATTGAACGGAGGGAGCGGGTTCTTGCGAGCAAGGTGACTGaagttttttaa
- the LOC547940 gene encoding squalene synthase, translated as MGSLGAILKHPDDFYPLLKLKMAARNAEKQIPPEPHWAFCYTMLHKVSRSFALVIQQLGTELRNAVCIFYLVLRALDTVEDDTSIETDVKVPILIAFHRHIYDRDWHFSCGTKEYKVLMDQFHHVSTAFLELGKNYQEAIEDITKRMGAGMAKFICKEVETIDDYDEYCHYVAGLVGLGLSKLFHASGSEDLAPDDLSNSMGLFLQKTNIIRDYLEDINEIPKSRMFWPRQIWSEYVNKLEDLKYEENSVKAVQCLNDMVTNALMHAEDCLKYMAALRDPPIFRFCAIPQIMAIGTLALCYNNIEVFRGVVKMRRGLTAKVIDRTKTMADVYGAFFDFASMLEPKVDKNDPNATKTLSRLEAIQKTCRESGLLSKRKSYIVNDESGYGSTMIVILVIMVSIIFAYLSANHHNS; from the exons ATGGGAAGTTTGGGAGCGATTCTGAAACATCCAGATGACTTTTACCCTCTGCTGAAGCTGAAAATGGCGGCGAGGAACGCCGAGAAGCAGATCCCGCCGGAGCCGCACTGGGCGTTCTGCTACACAATGCTCCACAAGGTTTCTCGAAGTTTCGCCCTCGTCATTCAGCAACTCGGCACCGAGCTTCGCAACGCC gttTGCATATTTTATTTGGTTCTGCGAGCTCTCGACACCGTTG AGGATGATACTAGCATAGAAACAGATGTCAAGGTGCCAATACTGATAGCCTTTCACCGTCATATTTATGATCGTGATTGGCACTTTTCAT GTGGCACAAAGGAGTACAAAGTTCTAATGGACCAGTTTCATCATGTTTCAACTGCTTTTCTGGAACTTGGAAAGAA CTACCAGGAAGCAATTGAGGACATTACCAAAAGAATGGGTGCTGGAATGGCCAAATTTATTTGCAAGGAG gtaGAAACAATTGATGACTATGATGAATATTGTCACTATGTGGCGGGACTTGTTGGGCTGGGTTTATCAAAGCTTTTCCATGCGTCTGGTTCAGAAGATCTGGCTCCAGATGACCTTTCCAATTCAATGGGCTTGTTTCTACAG AAAACAAACATTATTCGAGATTATCTGGAAGACATCAATGAGATCCCCAAGTCACGCATGTTTTGGCCACGACAGATTTGGAGTGAATATGTTAACAAACTTGAG GATTTGAAATATGAGGAGAACTCTGTTAAGGCAGTGCAATGCTTAAATGACATGGTCACTAATGCTCTGATGCATGCTGAAGATTGCTTAAAATACATGGCTGCTTTACGTGACCCGCCTATATTTCGCTTTTGTGCTATACCCCAG ATAATGGCAATTGGAACACTTGCATTATGCTACAACAACATTGAGGTCTTCAGAGGTGTAGTTAAAATGAGGCGAG GTTTAACTGCCAAAGTGATTGACCGAACAAAGACTATGGCTGATGTCTACGGTGCTTTTTTTGATTTTGCTTCTATGTTGGAGCCCAAG GTTGACAAAAACGATCCCAATGCAACAAAAACATTGAGCAGGCTGGAAGCTATACAGAAAACTTGCAGAGAATCTGGTCTCTTAAGTAAAAG GAAATCTTACATTGTGAATGATGAAAGTGGATATGGCTCAACCATG ATTGTCATATTGGTCATCATGGTTTCCATCATTTTTGCTTATCTGTCTGCTAACCACCATAATAGCTAG